A genomic region of Primulina huaijiensis isolate GDHJ02 unplaced genomic scaffold, ASM1229523v2 scaffold42415, whole genome shotgun sequence contains the following coding sequences:
- the LOC140969621 gene encoding serine/threonine receptor-like kinase NFP has translation MKTKSTHVRATLYFFFFFFFFFFFLCNIHVQAQPSTIGYTCTANQSAYPCQTYVFYRPAAPDFLDLASIGDLFSVSRLMISNPSNISSPASPLIPDQSLFVPITCSCNTVNSSITISYAALPYTIKSGNTFYIVSTQFFQNLTTYQSVEVVNPTFEPTRLNIGDVITFPIFCKCPNVTQVQNGVNYLVSYVFQPSDNVSSIASRFGATTQSITDVNGNNIQTFDTIFVPVSRLPNLTQPVPPPLVVGETEKKGAIIGLGVGLGVCAVSLVLVLGGWYRERRMIKKNGGKSYGDEEKLGVGGRSGIGLKMGEDVNLMADVSGCLDKYRVFGIDELREATNGFDEKSMIQGSVYKGIIDGEVYAIKKMKWNAYDELKILQKVNHGNLVKLEGFCIEPEEANCYLVYEYVENGSLYSWLHQRKNDKLSWKTRLRIAIDVANGLQYIHEHTRPKVVHKDIKSSNILLDSNMRAKIANFGLAKSGCNAITMHIVGTQGYIAQEYLTDGVVSTKMDVFSYGVVLLELISGREAIDEEGRVLWASVNGILDGKEERKLMRLRGWMEDGLVDESSSMESVMGALVVAVACLNRDPARRPGMVEIVYALSKSDDLVFDISEDGFSPRQVMAR, from the exons ATGAAAACAAAATCAACCCACGTAAGAGCCACACtctacttcttcttcttcttcttcttcttcttcttcttcctctgCAACATCCATGTCCAAGCTCAACCCAGCACCATAGGATACACCTGCACAGCAAACCAATCCGCATATCCCTGCCAAACCTACGTCTTCTACAGACCCGCAGCTCCAGATTTCCTCGATTTAGCCTCAATAGGCGATCTCTTCTCAGTCAGCCGCCTCATGATATCAAATCCCAGCAACATTTCATCCCCGGCCTCCCCTCTAATTCCAGATCAATCCCTCTTCGTTCCCATTACATGTTCCTGCAACACAGTCAACAGCTCCATCACCATCTCTTACGCGGCCCTACCCTACACCATCAAGAGCGGCAACACTTTCTACATAGTTTCCACACAGTTTTTCCAGAACCTAACAACCTACCAATCCGTCGAAGTTGTGAATCCCACCTTCGAGCCGACTCGTCTCAACATCGGTGATGTCATAACTTTTCCAATCTTCTGCAAGTGCCCAAATGTAACCCAGGTCCAAAACGGAGTAAATTATCTTGTCAGCTACGTCTTCCAACCCTCTGATAACGTAAGCTCAATCGCCTCAAGATTTGGGGCAACAACGCAGTCTATTACCGATGTCAATGGCAACAACATCCAAACTTTCGACACCATTTTCGTGCCCGTTTCACGGCTTCCGAATCTGACACAACCTGTGCCCCCTCCTCTTGTCGTAGGTGAGACTGAGAAGAAAGGTGCTATCATAGGACTAGGAGTAGGATTAGGTGTGTGTGCAGTCAGCCTGGTGTTGGTTTTGGGGGGATGGTATCGCGAAAGAAGGATGATTAAGAAGAATGGAGGAAAGTCCTATGGTGATGAAGAGAAGTTGGGGGTGGGTGGGAGATCAGGGATAGGATTGAAGATGGGGGAAGATGTGAATTTGATGGCTGATGTATCAGGGTGTTTGGATAAATACAGAGTTTTTGGGATTGATGAATTGAGGGAGGCAACAAATGGATTTGATGAGAAATCGATGATTCAAGGGTCTGTTTACAAAGGAATTATTGATGGAGAAGTGTATGCCATCAAGAAGATGAAATGGAATGCCTACGACGAACTCAAGATTTTACAGAAG GTGAACCATGGGAACTTGGTCAAGCTTGAAGGGTTTTGCATAGAACCGGAAGAAGCTAATTGCTACCTAGTTTATGAATATGTAGAAAATGGGTCCCTTTACTCATGGCTCCATCAAAGAAAGAACGATAAGTTAAGTTGGAAAACAAGGCTAAGAATCGCCATTGATGTAGCAAATGGCCTCCAGTACATCCACGAGCACACTAGGCCGAAAGTTGTGCACAAGGACATCAAGAGTAGCAACATTCTCTTGGACTCGAATATGCGAGCCAAAATCGCCAACTTTGGGCTAGCAAAATCAGGCTGTAACGCTATCACAATGCACATTGTTGGTACACAAGGCTATATAGCCCAAGAGTATCTAACCGATGGAGTGGTGTCGACCAAAATGGATGTTTTTTCATATGGGGTCGTGCTTCTCGAGCTTATCTCGGGTAGGGAGGCTATTGATGAAGAAGGGAGGGTTTTGTGGGCTAGCGTTAATGGGATTTTGGATGGAAAAGAGGAGAGGAAGTTGATGAGGTTGAGAGGATGGATGGAGGATGGGCTCGTggacgagtcgagctcgatggAGAGCGTGATGGGTGCCTTGGTCGTTGCAGTTGCTTGCCTGAATAGAGATCCAGCGAGAAGGCCTGGTATGGTGGAAATTGTGTATGCTTTGTCTAAGAGTGATGATTTGGTGTTTGATATATCAGAGGATGGGTTTTCTCCTAGGCAAGTGATGGCTAGGTAG
- the LOC140969660 gene encoding CBL-interacting serine/threonine-protein kinase 7-like, with product MPTQNPSPLPSSAAVNIRRTTSSGGGSSSIILEKYQLGSLLGRGSFAKVYKGRSLEDETVEVAIKVMDKAATVDASMEPRILREVSAMRRLHHHPNILTLHEVMATKSKIYLVMELAPGGELSAKLSRCRRFSESTARRYFQQLVSALRFCHENGVVHRDIKPQNLLLDHKGVLKITDFGLSALSEQKRDGLIYTACGTPAYTAPEVVYRKGYNGEKADAWSCGVLLYVFLVGSLPFDDSNLPNMYRAMHRREFEFPDWISKTAKSIIYKLMDPNPKTRLSLDELTNLSWFKKSFSLPNLGSEAERNLGPEFLEQKEPKHLSKVNAFDIISMSSGLDLSGIFEAEANRKEMRFTCGMEAGEIEEKVMKIGEELGYRIQRGKGGRIGLVKGRVVLIVEIWEVSLELWLVELKVFDGWVEFGDLQWEEWKLGLNDIVVSWHNEVS from the coding sequence ATGCCCACCCAAAATCCATCGCCGCTGCCGTCCTCCGCCGCCGTCAATATAAGGCGAACCACCAGCTCCGGCGGCGGCAGTAGTTCAATCATCCTTGAAAAATACCAGCTGGGCTCCCTCCTCGGCCGTGGCAGCTTCGCCAAAGTGTACAAAGGCCGATCTCTTGAAGACGAAACCGTTGAAGTAGCCATAAAAGTCATGGACAAGGCCGCCACTGTCGATGCCTCAATGGAACCGCGGATACTCCGCGAAGTCTCCGCCATGCGCCGCCTCCATCACCATCCGAACATCCTCACACTCCACGAAGTGATGGCTACCAAATCCAAAATCTACCTCGTCATGGAACTCGCCCCCGGTGGTGAGCTCTCCGCCAAGCTCAGCCGCTGCCGCCGCTTCTCCGAGTCCACCGCACGCAGATACTTTCAGCAACTAGTCTCCGCCCTTCGCTTCTGTCACGAAAACGGGGTTGTCCACCGCGACATAAAACCGCAAAATCTCCTTTTGGATCACAAAGGGGTGTTAAAGATCACGGATTTCGGGCTGTCTGCTCTTTCAGAACAGAAAAGAGACGGATTGATCTACACCGCTTGTGGAACTCCGGCATACACCGCACCCGAAGTGGTTTACCGTAAAGGATACAACGGGGAAAAGGCGGATGCATGGTCGTGTGGAGTTCTTTTGTATGTTTTTCTAGTGGGCAGCCTCCCTTTTGACGACAGCAATTTACCAAACATGTACCGTGCCATGCATCGTCGTGAATTCGAGTTTCCAGACTGGATTTCGAAGACAGCCAAGAGTATAATTTATAAGCTCATGGACCCAAATCCAAAGACAAGACTGAGCCTCGACGAATTAACCAATCTTTCTTGGTTCAAGAAGTCGTTTTCACTGCCAAATCTCGGCTCAGAGGCAGAGCGAAATCTGGGACCCGAGTTTCTTGAACAAAAAGAACCCAAACACCTGTCGAAAGTGAATGCTTTTGACATAATTTCGATGTCTTCTGGGTTGGATTTATCTGGGATTTTTGAGGCGGAGGCGAATAGGAAAGAGATGAGATTTACCTGTGGGATGGAAGCAGGGGAGATTGAAGAGAAGGTGATGaagattggggaggaattaggGTACAGAATACAGAGAGGGAAGGGTGGGAGGATTGGGTTGGTCAAGGGAAGGGTAGTTTTAATAGTGGAGATTTGGGAGGTGTCGCTGGAATTATGGTTGGTGGAGTTGAAAGTGTTTGATGGTTGGGTGGAATTTGGGGATTTGCAGTGGGAGGAGTGGAAGTTGGGGCTTAATGATATTGTGGTCTCCTGGCATAATGAGGTTTCTTAG